In the genome of Arachis stenosperma cultivar V10309 chromosome 2, arast.V10309.gnm1.PFL2, whole genome shotgun sequence, the window GATCAATCATCAGTTTATCTATTTTTGCAACCAAGGAAATCAAATTGGTTTGGTTCATGCTACATTAACTACCAAACACTACATAGAGTTTTCTATTAAACCGACTAAATTCAAGGCCTTCATATATAAACAGGCCAAAACACAAAGACTGCCCATAAGAACCTACAGAATAGCCACATCCAAGTAATCACCAATCTGCGCAATAAACAACCAAAGTCAGCAATATTGTGAATAAAATTTGTGAATATAGCTTAAGGACAAGAAGAAATTCTTCACCTCAAAACCAAGTTCGGCTAAAGCCTTGCCGTCATCAAATCTTCCATTTCCATATGCCAGTGTCTTCCCAACCTTCATGAAGAAATCAAGTTTGCCAAAATATTAGATTTTATACAACTTGAAAGTCATGACTCATTGCAGCAGCTAGTTATAAAAGCCACTTCTTTCAAAGGGGAAAGCTTAATCTTGCAGATAATGGAAATCTCTATGTACCAAAGATATTTAACAGTAACTACCGTAGACTTGAAACAATcacttaattatatatttttaactatAGTTAAAAAACACTCAAGGTGCTGGGGGATTAATGTCTAACAAGTTAGACAAAGATAAgaagcaattttttttttccaactATAGCTATTCTCTGAATAATCTATTTTTTCCCATTCAACATCACAGTTaacaactaataataaaaaataaataatattagagataatttgataaattaatgCCTTGCCTACACCAATATGGAACTCTTAACTCTTAAGGCACAAGATGCACTGACCCCTTATGGCCCTCCCGGACCACAACAGTACCGAAGGCATGCCCTTTGATATCTTTGATTACACCACACAAAACAAGCAAAGATGACAGAGCTTATAAAAAAGGACAGGTAATACTACCCGTTCACAAATTCAAGTTTTACATATCAGCATTAACACAAAGATATGCATGTGGTTACTGaataatcaaaatcaaatttacTGATCTAAGTTTAACATATGACATTAAAGTCATGGTTATCAAGAACCCTCTTATACAAACCAGATATATAGAGTGAACCATTTTAGGTAAAGTATGCATAAAATGGAAGAGAATGGAAAAAATGCTTATTAAGTTAAAGTCTTACCTCTTGAACTTTGAATCGACCATTTTTATCAGGAAACACAAAAGCAAATGAGAGCTTTGCATGTCTTCTTCTTGCAGGTTTAACCACTTCTTTGACCTGTGGAAAATAATCAGCTAAGCACATGCCAAGAATATGAACCacaataaagaaaaaggaaaacaaactaaaaacatacttCACACAAATTACAGATATTGGAAAACGTTAAGCTTCAATCAGATAATAGAATCAAAAGAACCAATGCATCAGCTAGGCTTCATGCCTTCCCCTCATCTGTCATTTGCAAAAGCGTGGGTCACTAAACACCAAAAGGCTTGACTATAATCTGTAAGCGACTTGAGTCTATAATCTCAATGATTACACTAAGTAGCACATGTCAGCTGAGAGTCTGACACCATCCAAATGATATCTATCAGGCCACCACCAAAACATAAGACCCCATTTCGGAAACCCCTTTTAAAGCTGCTGGGCACTTGCAGCCAAAGATATAACTATATAAAAACCTTCgcattttaatgaattttaacAACTTCCATAAACGTTTGATCATTACATCGTTTTCTCAATGCCTGTAACCAAAAGTCAGCACTTTTTCTCCATGctaaaccaaaaaatattaCCATCATTTGAACCATGTTACACTTTTAGCACACAACTACATCCCACTAAAGTTGCAGAGTAACAAATTCCCAAAACAAAGCCTAAATATCATTTGTTACAACCACGCCTCCTATAGTTTACCTCAATTCATTGTCACTTTCTgatccattttcttttcttgtgtGACATAATTCATGCCAATCTTCCACGCACGCACTTGCATCGACCCAACTCCATGCCTTCACACTACCTACTTCCTAAACTTATTAAGTCTCATTTTTGTAGTATACCATCAAACCATTTTTCAATAATAGAATGGCACCAAGCTCTTGCTTCATCTCGTGCTATTGAATCAGTAATACTCCGTCCAACCCACAAACCTATTTAACACCCTTTCAGTGCCtccagaaaaacaaaaactcCCAATGTGGTAACTTAACACAATAAACTAAATTAGAACCCTAAATTTCATTCCATGTGAAAAACCATCTAATATTAGCTATATACctttcatcatcattatcatcacaTTCCTTCTTCAACTAAAACCCTAAGCTAAAAACACTGAGAAAGAAGCACAATATAAGAAATTGCgagaaagcaaaagaaaagaaaaatgcatAGAATTAGAGGATTTACGAGCTCGGTTAATTCACGAAGAGTAGCGTCCTTCCAGGTGTAAATCTGAACCTCCTCCGATGGCTCTTTCCCTCTCACAGCAAAGTCCTCCATCGTGTGATGACTCCCCTCCTCAACaaccacaaaaaaataaataaatacaaatacaaatGGCTTCAAAGCTTTCAGGAATTGCATTTTGTAacttaaaacttaaaagtatACCTTGGTGAAGACGCGGAGCAACAAGGGGCAAGTctgcaaaaataaaataatagtgGCGTTGAGTGCAAATTttaatagagagagagagagagagagagagagagagagagagagagaaccttTTCGCGATCGACGGGTTCGACGCGGGGGCGagggggaggaggaggagggCCGGGGGGACCTCTTGGCGGCGGAGGAAGTGGGCGTCCGCCTTGTCTCTTTGGACCGTCGCTCATATCTTGTGAGGCGAGGTTCTAGAATGATCTTGTGGCTTCGCCGAAGACTTGTGAAGAGAGCTGTCGGAATATCAAAGGAAATAAGgggaaaaggaagaagaatgagTGAGCGAAGGAGTGAGCCCTGCTATGTGCTAACAaggtttcttttttttttttttcttttgggtcATGAACAAGTTTTCATTGAAGCTGCGTAGATCGTTGAAGATGGAAGATACTCGTTTCACCTTTTTGTCATAAAATACAAAGGCCCAAATATGTTTTTGTTATGCACTGAGACAGCCCAAATTTTCCCTTCTTTTGGCCAAAAACAGAAGTACTAAAACTTGGAGCATGATTTGAACTAATGGATTATTTCGTAATCATATGGCACCCTACAATATCTGAATGTTTTATATATGATACTCGGTTTGGTCAAATTTGAGATTGAATTAAATTGatgtttaaaattataattgatttaatttgacactaaaatttataatagtaatttatgttagtttttaaattaattttcataaataatatattaattttatacgTTAATTTACAAAAATTTAGACTCTACGtttaaattttatgtatttaacATCTATTAAACTTCctaaaaatttaattgatatctcaatatttttagaaaaaccaTAATAACAAGTTcaacttaaaaattttgtaattctaaaaaaaataattaaacttccGGAGCTCtataaatttttatcatataaaattttGGCGAAAAATCTTAGTCACAATAAGTTAATATACCACGTCAATACATTGTTAATGGAAATGAGCTTAAAAGTTCATGTGAGTTAGAATTGTTAATTTTGAAATCTAATTGaactattaaaattttaaagattaaattaaatctaacttcaaattttaaaaatcaaattgaatatTAATTGAATCTATGAATACAtctcatcaatttttttatcatatattcacaatattttttatttatttaatttttttaagtcaaatcatatttaaattcttaaaaaaattttgacttATTTTTTCACATGCTTActtatatgtatttattaaattcttttaaacatcttttcaaattattttaaaaaatctttgtTTTTAAAACCATCATTGCGGTTACTCTTTGAAAACCGTTCATATTCTTCATCTAACTTCGATTGTTATCACAAAACTATACTCATTAGTTTTCAttataatgaaaaagaaattggCTACTCTCAAAGATATTCtagcaaaaaaaaattgaatctttttaatttttttaaacaattaaaaaaataaagtataattttttactattaattttataaataaaataaaaaaaataataaaaaattagagatcatattttactcttttaattttttttaaacaattgaAAACATCAATTTCTCTCCAGCAAATCTTCTTTCTCGAAATCCTTTTCCAACAAATAAAGCACAAACCCACATTCATATTAATTCTCAATCTTCTTCACATTCTTCTTCTGTTTTCGAGATTATGGCTTGAACAAAATTCACTGTCTGTCGTCCGTTAACAGCGCCTTCAGATGCTAGCACCTCTAGGACAAATGTGACCAAGGATAAGAAACCAATGGCAGCGGAGGAACCACCAACATCTCCTCCTCCTCGACCACGTTCTACTCCTAAAGAATTCCCAAATCGTTCGACTAAAGGAAACCGTCGCCTTTTTTTTCACCCCGGAAAGGAACCTGATAACCTTGATCCTGTCGGCTTCAAGTCCCACTTCGGTAACCGCCCTCATTCTCACTTTGACTCCTTTCATTTCTCTTCAAGCAAGAACTTCAAATTTCACAGGGTTATTGTGATTAATCGCCATTTATGTTCAATATATTTGGCTAATTTAGACCATTATTGGCTAAAAAATATTTGAACTTTGTTGAAAATATTGTTTACTTGTAcggaaaaatatttttaaaattcaaaaaccaGTTTATCCAATAAATTATTCATTTATGTTAGGCTGTGTTTATCTTTAGAGACAGGACAGAATATgacactaaaataaaaataataggacggaaatactaaaaattattatttgtgtATTGCGTTTGGATACGACGTACAAGACACTTATTTAATGTTAAGTATTATGTTTGGATACACATGAacaagactaaaatattatataaaatgactaaaataatCATATGATTCCAAATTTTCTGCATTAAGtacaaactaatttaataaagaATGAGAATACGTAAAAGTACAGATGaaacttgaaaaaatatttgaagagacaaaaaattttaataaaaaaatatataatagtatttatattaaaataaaaattataaatatatttattttatttttaaatttattattaatatgtaggaatacatatggttaagattaataaaaaaatatatctgagtttgattaataaaaaattttgtttaggttaataagccaaattaattttaaataaaaaatcacttTTAAAAAGGAATCCGTTTTTACatgaaaaaaaatagtttttgcacataaaaatttatttttatttagaaaactatttttttatctaaaaactgatttttctttaaattatataaaattaattacaatttataaattattttttaacattttaaaagatcaattttacctttaataatatttatttttcaaaaattttaagactaattatagaaaaaataagaagggataatagtggaataataaaaaatatctatagacaaaaaggaaaacaaaatttataaaagagTCCGTGTCCACTCTTCCAAATCCCTGTATCTATTATCGTCCTTCGTAAAAGAGTAGACACAAAAATATGAAAAACTGTCTCGGAGACGATGTGTTCCTTATCCATATCTCTGCTTCCAAACACATTTGTGTCCTGTTTtcgaaaacaaacgctaccttaaaaaccataaaatttatttaaataaagaaTTCATCAGTGAAATCCTTGATTATTATGACCAGGTGTGAATGCTTACACCTGGAGTAAGTGAGATAATGATTTTGGTATTTTACACAAAGATGTTTTGCCTAATATAAGTTTGAACATTTTTCTCACGAATGGTGTCATGCCAAACCACCGGTCTCTAGGTTCTGTTAGAGCCCAACTATACCGAATCATTACTCATATTCTCTTGCCTGAAAGTAGTTCGTATCAAAGAGTTATTTTCTGTGACATTTTAGTTCAATATATCATTCTCAACAAAGCTGAAATCTCTTTTGCATACTTAATAATGCATCACATGTATGATTGTATTTGCAGTGACAAAAATGTTTCATTATCATATGGCATATTTTtagcctattttttttttatattttagtattgATCTAACTGATGAGAAACAAGAATATAAAACTTTTTATCTGAAAGGCGGTGGTATAGTGATACAATCCAAGAAAAAAGGGACTAGAACTGGAAAACACTGtcatggaagaagaagaagatgaaagtCTTCCTCCCTCGGCTGTTGGTACATCCTCCTCCAACAAGTATTTGGTCAATGGAGTAGTGAAAGATGTTCTCCAAGAATTTGTGAACTTGACCAAATATTTGATCAACTCAAGCAAGCTAGTAAGAAAACTGGcaattcaaaatgaaaattttttgagaAAGTCTCAAAGTCGAGTTGAAGTGCTTCTTAAGTACATTGACTCCTTAAAAGATGAACAGATGCAAACTGAtcaagaagatgaagaaatttTAGAAATCGAAGATGAGAAATCTGATGTCTAGTCCATTGTCTCTGATACTGCTATTTAATACTGTTTCTgttgtttatgttattttttgaTACTCTTTACTTTATCTGAATAACTGTAATATCATCGATGAGATTTAAATTTTGAACTGATGACTGTTTCTGCTTAATAACATTTTGTGCATGTCATATTTCACCTTCTTGATAACAAAAGAGGAAGTGAATATGTAAAATGAATTGAACTAATTAGGCTATTTGATTACAGAATTGGTGCTTTTTAGCATCTGAATTGGTGCTGCTTAGCACTGTGTTGGTTGCTATTGGTTGTTTAAATTGTTTTATGATGTTGCTGCATTATGGATTTTTGTTTTGTAATCTTAGAGAAAagtcataaaattattttaaactcttttatatgtatttttgttttgtattcATGATTTTGAAGGAATTATTTTAAAAGTCTAGAGAGTAAACCTAACCAAATTAAGTTTGGGTAAAAGTTTGGTTTGTCCCAAATAGGATTGGATagaattctaaaaaattataatcttTGAGAAAGATAGTAGAAATTCCACCATAATTatggtggagactggatgtagacTAGATTTAACAAGGTGGTTGAATCAGGATATATAATTGTGTCAATTTCTCTTCTCTATTCTGTTTTGGTTTTTATTGttgagacaaaataaaaatatattccaCTTAATCAACTTAGCAAAAGTCACAACAATTTAGTATTATTCAAAAGTTAAATCAAGTTTCAAGTTAAAAGTGCACAAATTTAAAAAAGCCCATAGATTCAACCTTCCTATTCTATGTCATTGATAACCTTTAAAACAGTTTAGTTTGTTGCTTTGTAGAATGATGTATGTATAGGCATAGATACCATCAACAACTCCCTTGTATCAAAGTAAGCAAttggaaaaagaaagaaggatgGAAAGAATAAAGAGAATAATGATACGCACTCTTGTATGAGATAAACAATATTCTACTTCTTTGCTATAACATGCACCACAACCTTAAAAAAGAGACACAACTCTGAAGTGGTTTACAACATTATCATAGTCAATAATCTCTCACTACTTTAAAATTTCTACTTATTAAAACCAACTCCATTGAAAAGTAAAACATCTAGAGCTTCTGAATTATCATATCTATCTCTGAATTATCTATTTGTTTTGGGTATGATATCACTCCAACTCTCTCTCATTTGGAAGGAAAAACATGTCAAAAGCCGGGACATGTGCAATGAACATTACCTTGAATTCAGACATTCATTCAGTTGCTGAATCAAATAATGGGGTTGCTACCTAATCAAGTTTTCATTGACCAATCAAAATTCTTGTAGGAAACATTAACAGGGCCAGCATCACATAAGAGATGAGACAAAAGGCCTGATTTACTGGGACTCAAGTAATTAAGTACCCAATTTAGTATATCTTTCTCTGTACCAAAATCACCACCGAACCTGCCAATATAATAATGTTTCCATAAGATGGGAGGTATAAATGAAAATCAGCCTTAGCCAAGGTATTCCAAAAGGATTGAAAAAACAAACTCAGATTAAGGTTCCTTACATCAGCTTCATCCAAATCTCATTTTAAAGCTACTCATTTCAAGAAAACTGTTTGTCATTATTGTTTCATTTCAGAATTGGATGAAATGGATATAAGGAACTTGGTGCCAAGTTTATTGCTTTGAATGTTAATTACCACTTTAAAAGTGGAGTGAGATGAACTGTTCTCTTCTCCAGGTCCACTTCAATTCCATTATTATTCTCAAAGAAGTCTCTTGTAGCACCTcttaattcatcttctactcttTGAGCTGAGAAGAATCTAATCTTTGGACTGAACTTTGAACCCATACAAAGTCCAAAGTGAATTAACGGATTAAACTTGACAAGAACAACCTGCAAATTGTCATGAACAAGTTAAACttcttcaaataataataataaaaagaacaCTAAATATAGCAGATGATATAAAAGTTAATATTAAAGTTTTCTGAACTAATTTGATCTTCCAATGATTTAATGTTTCAATTTAGTCGTCAGCAGAATCAATAAGTTGGTCTTTCAATTAGTTTTGTTACGTTGTTAATGTTATGACTTATGAGTGACACATCAAGGTGGAATTTAAGAATCTTTCAAAAACTAAATAGAGGCCTAAAATccttaaaatattaaattgacTTATACATGATCTTTTAAAGGTTATGAAGTGCTAACTCAGTATTATAACATTGAAAGAGTACATGCCTATCTATCAACATTGAATATTGTGGAAAGCTTTTACCTCCAATCGCTTGTCTCCTGTGCTAAAGGGTTTGCCTAAGGAATATGCTGACCTCTGATTGCATCTGAGGACACCATTTTTTATATCAGATATAGAAAAAGGGCTGCCTCCAATTAAATACTGAAAAGTGGTATTGAATGACATTCTTTCCATTACACCTTCTGGATAACCTATTCTAACAATAGCATGGATGACCATGGCATTATACAAATTTAAGAAGAAGGCAAGTTTCTCGTTTTCTGATAGTTCCAATAGGTTGACCCGATGGAGATCCTCTGTCATATTTACATACCTGCATTGAGTAAAAACAATGAGAAATAACTTTAAACAGAATATTGAATATTCAGACACAAGAGGTATATCATTTAGACATATAGTATAATAACTACGTTCTCTTTGGGCACACCTTTATCATTTACCGTTAAATGGTAACATTGTAACATTTTAGTCTTCTAACATTGTATTCCGTCGATTAATTTTAAGCCTACCCTTAAGAGTTATAATCCACTAACGATGTATTATGTGTTGAAAAGTGTTATATTATAGACTCTCTAGCATATTATATGTCTCATACTTATAAATTAtctaaaaatcttatttttaattgatgTAGTTAGGAGTTGTAATTGAAATTAGTTATCAATATTAGCTAAATTAGTTAGTTATTTCAAAAATAGAATTACCATAATTGAAATAACTAATATTGATAACTTAGAGTTAACAAATACATGGTTGAAATgtgaaaaaccaaaaatattgatTTCAGTATCTAAATTGAATTTTACTAAATCAAAAACCAATCTATAATCCATAAGTAGATGAACATatatcaacaaatatttaatttgcATCCAATATATATGCAACAAAAATTAATACATAACAAATTAACGCATCATGTATATTATAAGATTCCCATACCTACGAAATTCTTCGCTTTGTCTAACGGCATCATAATCAATATATTGTCTGTCATCAGAAGCATAGGACTCAAGAATGGCATACATAATCTTGGTAAGCCTGTCGCCAACAACAGCTGCAGACTTTGGTTCATTATAATTTGTGGCATCACGGAAATTGTAGCAACTTTCGATAAAAGGTTCATGCTCAAGGAAACGGTATACGTGATTCCCCTCCTCAAAATCATGTTCCcttcattttaaaaaaacacAAAAGGTTGCCAATTCCAGTAAGAAAATATCATCAACTACTACTTGTGGCTCATATTGTTATCCGCCTGGTCTTCATAGGTTCAATAGCGCTTTACTTACCCGAAAACATGGTGGATGAAGTGCTTCCTGGCTAACTGTTTTCCGAGCACCACAGCCTACACATTTGTTCCAAAATGTGAAGCATCTTAGTCTTGGGGGGAAACAATATATGATACATGTACAAAAACAAAGTTTTGACAACTGTTTAAAAAGTGGGGGTACTAAAGAACATAGTGAACATGTAGCATTGGAATGGCAAGGCTTTTACGATCTAGGGATGTTATTACCTACAATGAAATTGTATCGACTTAGATAATAAGGTGTTTGATTTACTTAAGACTCATTTCAACTATGCTATAATATAGACATTATAAATCACTCGTTattcatataataatataaaatgactaataatttatatttgtaatgaaattttataaataattaaatagtagCTGATTTATGAAAAGTGTGATTACTATACTCacaatttttaattattctatttgaaaatactatatatataatagttattttaataactCATTTCTGGTATTTTGAATATAATGATCAATATTAACACTAGCCATAACTTTTATTTGTAATTGTGATGTACCCTATGATTTAGAGGCACGGATAACTTCCTTTCCAAGTAGTACTGTAGCATTATGGTTATTGAACATTTGTTTATTTAACAAAAAAGTTCAACTAAAAATTAGTTAGTCACTGACGCCACCGTAGTGGATGGCAATC includes:
- the LOC130961497 gene encoding histone deacetylase complex subunit SAP18, whose amino-acid sequence is MSDGPKRQGGRPLPPPPRGPPGPPPPPPRPRVEPVDREKTCPLLLRVFTKEGSHHTMEDFAVRGKEPSEEVQIYTWKDATLRELTELVKEVVKPARRRHAKLSFAFVFPDKNGRFKVQEVGKTLAYGNGRFDDGKALAELGFEIGDYLDVAIL